Below is a genomic region from Dyella jiangningensis.
GCACCGGTGCTGATGGCGTATGCACGCGAACATCCCGACATGAACTTCGTGGCGATCACCTACGAGGACGCCACGGATGCGAAACGCTTCGCCACCGACCGCCATTTCGACTGGCCGATACTGCACGATGGCCAGGGCCTGATCGACGTACTCGGCGTGAGCGTGTATCCGACGCTGATGCTGATCGATCCGGACGGCCGCATCGCAGGCGCCGCCGTGGGCATGGCGATGCGCGACGATCAAGCCAAGCGACTGGCGGATCTCACGGGATGGATCGAGCAGTGGAAGCGCGTCGAGCCGGCCTCGCCGCCTAACGGAACGCGCTGATTCAACGCGAAGGCACCGCGAACGGTGGCGCCTCCGGCGCGACGGCCAGGCGATCCAGCTCCAGTGCGACATCCGCCACGGGTTGCCGCAACAACAGGTCGCAGTCGCGCTCGTAGTTGTTGAGCACGCGCCACGGCACCTCACGTCCCTGCCGCGGCAGCACGGGTGCGCCACGCTGCACGTAGCCCGAGGTCAGCGAACCCATGATGGTTTCGTCCTGTCGCTCGCCCATGGGAGCGCGCGGGGTGACGACCTCCACGCCGTGACTCGCCATGTAGTCGAACAGGCGGCAGAGGTAGCGTGCGGCAATGTCGGCCTTCAACGTCCATGGCGCATTGGTATAGCCAAAGATGCAGCCGAAGTTCGGCGTGTCCTGCAGCAGCACGCCCTTGTAGGTCACCAGTTCGCCCATCACGCGCGGCTCGCCATCCACCTGCAGGCTCATGCCGCCGAGCGTCTGCATTTCCAGTCCGGTGGCCGTGACGACGATGTCCGCCCGCAAGTCTTCACCCGACTGCAGACGGATGCCTTGCTCGGTGAAGCTCGCGATGCGATCGGTCACCACGGAGGCCTTGCCGCTCTTGATCGCCTCGAACAGATCCGCATCCGGCACCACGCACAGGCGCTGGTCCCACGGCTGGTAGTCCGGCGTGAAGTGCCGCATGTCGGCATCCGCGGGCAGGTGCTTGCGCGCGCCACCGATGAGGAACGCACGCACCTTGTCCGGCCACCGGCGCGCGGCCTTGTAGATGAGTCGGGTGAGGAAGATGTTGCGCCGTCGCGCCATGCGGAACACCAACGACTTCGGCAGGAAGCGCCCAAGCACCTCGGATATCTTGTCGAAGCGCGGCAGCGAGAGGATGTAGCTCGGTGAACGCTGCAACATGGTGACATGCGCGGCGTCGACCGCCATCGCCGGCAC
It encodes:
- a CDS encoding flavin-containing monooxygenase, with translation MNQDASSASDVLIIGAGLSGIGMACHLAMEHPRLRVALIERRTAMGGTWDLFRYPGVRSDSDMFTFGYAFRPWHALDVMADGASIRNYVMETAQQYGVDGNIHYGLKVVSSSWSSRERRWTVHALDESRNETRDFICRFLIVCTGYYNYDRGHLPSFPGEEQFRGLRMHPQQWPENLDYRGKRVVIIGSGATAVTLVPAMAVDAAHVTMLQRSPSYILSLPRFDKISEVLGRFLPKSLVFRMARRRNIFLTRLIYKAARRWPDKVRAFLIGGARKHLPADADMRHFTPDYQPWDQRLCVVPDADLFEAIKSGKASVVTDRIASFTEQGIRLQSGEDLRADIVVTATGLEMQTLGGMSLQVDGEPRVMGELVTYKGVLLQDTPNFGCIFGYTNAPWTLKADIAARYLCRLFDYMASHGVEVVTPRAPMGERQDETIMGSLTSGYVQRGAPVLPRQGREVPWRVLNNYERDCDLLLRQPVADVALELDRLAVAPEAPPFAVPSR